In a single window of the Streptomyces sp. NBC_00285 genome:
- a CDS encoding beta-ketoacyl synthase N-terminal-like domain-containing protein: MTDTAASEALDSAIAVIGMSGRFPGAPDLDTYWRNLVGGVCSITDLTEEELLADGADPDEIRGRDYVAAKGVLADADRFEAALFGFHRTEAAALDPQHRLLLETAWSALEDAGHDPLAAPLRTGVYVGGGVTEHMLAAQTDPKLAAQLGALQVRILTDREFLAPWISYRLGLDGPSLTVQTACSTSLTAIHLAVQALLLGDCDTALAGGVAVDTVRSRGYVHYQGGIFSPDGRCRPFDERSGGTVPGNGVGVVVLRRLADALADGDPVRAVIRGSAVTNDGAARVGFTAPGVDQQTAAIVEAWTSAGLDPADAQYLEAHGTATELGDRIEASAATAAFKGALGTRSVGLGSVKANIGHLDAAAGVAGFIKTVLMLEHATLAPTAGAGRPHPELALDDSPFHVVDRAAPWPEPECGPRRAGISSVGIGGTNVHVALEQAPPRPAPAATSGPEVLLLSARTEDALKTLAGRLAAVLRTPGAPSLADTAHTLRFGRTPLAERAYVLAADREEAAARLAELAEGRAGSVPAGADDLRAIGEAWLRDERLPWPGRGRRVALPTYPFAGESHGAFGLDTVRAQSAKEPEPQTAPDAGLDPAVRALLVETLGLDSADDLGMTYFAAGGDSLAAVHLVGCLRDDFDIDVPLTLFLEELTLDELARRIVEAREPDDALDALLSEFEGV; this comes from the coding sequence ATGACCGACACCGCAGCTTCCGAGGCCCTCGACTCCGCCATCGCTGTCATCGGCATGAGCGGCCGCTTCCCCGGCGCCCCCGACCTCGACACGTACTGGCGGAACCTCGTCGGCGGGGTCTGCTCGATCACCGACCTCACCGAGGAGGAACTCCTCGCCGACGGCGCCGACCCGGACGAGATCCGCGGCCGCGACTACGTGGCCGCCAAGGGCGTCCTCGCCGACGCCGACCGTTTCGAGGCCGCCCTGTTCGGCTTCCACCGCACCGAGGCCGCGGCCCTGGACCCGCAGCACCGGCTGCTCCTGGAGACCGCCTGGTCCGCGCTGGAGGACGCCGGGCACGACCCGCTCGCCGCACCGCTTCGCACCGGCGTCTACGTCGGCGGCGGCGTCACCGAGCACATGCTGGCCGCCCAGACCGACCCGAAGCTCGCGGCCCAGCTCGGCGCGCTCCAGGTGCGCATCCTCACCGACCGCGAGTTCCTCGCCCCCTGGATCTCCTACCGCCTGGGCCTCGACGGCCCGAGCCTGACCGTCCAGACGGCCTGTTCCACCTCCCTGACCGCGATCCACCTCGCCGTCCAGGCGCTGCTGCTCGGCGACTGCGACACCGCGCTGGCCGGCGGCGTCGCCGTCGACACCGTGCGCAGCCGCGGATACGTCCACTACCAGGGCGGCATCTTCTCGCCCGACGGCCGCTGCCGCCCCTTCGACGAGCGGTCCGGCGGCACCGTGCCCGGCAACGGCGTCGGCGTCGTCGTACTGCGCCGTCTCGCGGACGCGCTCGCCGACGGCGACCCGGTACGTGCCGTCATCCGCGGCAGCGCCGTCACCAACGACGGTGCCGCCCGGGTCGGCTTCACCGCCCCCGGCGTCGACCAGCAGACCGCCGCCATCGTCGAGGCCTGGACGTCGGCGGGCCTGGATCCGGCCGACGCCCAGTACCTGGAGGCGCACGGCACGGCCACCGAACTCGGCGACCGGATCGAGGCGAGCGCCGCGACCGCCGCGTTCAAGGGCGCCCTCGGCACCCGCTCCGTCGGCCTCGGCTCGGTGAAGGCGAACATCGGCCACCTGGACGCGGCCGCGGGTGTCGCCGGGTTCATCAAAACGGTCCTCATGCTGGAGCACGCCACCCTCGCCCCCACTGCCGGAGCCGGCCGCCCGCACCCCGAACTCGCCCTCGACGACTCGCCGTTCCACGTCGTCGACCGGGCCGCGCCCTGGCCCGAGCCGGAGTGCGGCCCCCGCCGGGCCGGCATCAGCTCCGTCGGTATCGGCGGCACCAACGTCCACGTGGCCCTGGAACAGGCCCCGCCGCGCCCCGCTCCTGCCGCCACCTCGGGACCGGAGGTCCTGCTGCTCTCCGCCCGTACCGAGGACGCCCTCAAGACCCTCGCGGGCCGCCTCGCCGCCGTCCTGCGCACCCCCGGTGCCCCCAGCCTCGCGGACACCGCCCACACCCTCCGCTTCGGCCGTACGCCGCTCGCCGAGCGCGCCTACGTCCTGGCCGCCGACCGGGAGGAGGCCGCGGCCCGGCTGGCCGAACTGGCCGAGGGCCGCGCCGGGTCCGTCCCGGCGGGCGCCGACGACCTGCGGGCGATCGGCGAGGCGTGGCTGCGTGACGAGCGGCTGCCGTGGCCGGGCCGGGGCCGCCGGGTCGCGCTGCCGACGTACCCGTTCGCGGGGGAGAGCCACGGGGCGTTCGGCCTGGACACGGTCCGCGCGCAGTCGGCGAAGGAGCCGGAGCCGCAGACCGCGCCGGACGCCGGTCTCGACCCGGCCGTACGCGCCCTGCTCGTCGAGACGCTCGGCCTGGACTCCGCCGACGACCTGGGGATGACGTACTTCGCCGCCGGCGGGGACTCCCTGGCCGCCGTCCACCTGGTGGGCTGCCTGCGCGACGACTTCGACATCGACGTTCCGCTCACCCTGTTCCTGGAAGAGCTGACCCTCGACGAACTGGCCCGGCGGATCGTCGAGGCCAGGGAGCCGGACGACGCGCTGGACGCGCTGCTCAGCGAGTTCGAGGGCGTGTGA
- a CDS encoding DUF6214 family protein, which produces MSVWPAWEVREDEGAVAWFNVRLAFSDGAQVDALAVVSEGGVCLEDVRAMPALSLDDLGALADWIEGPLFEAGGTEPRAQTETEAGTGPRRARPAWPRGMEGRWLIAQEYQAAQDDGVDPVLAVMCATGHSRRKTLRLISQARDAGFLTPRHAQR; this is translated from the coding sequence GTGTCCGTGTGGCCCGCGTGGGAAGTGCGGGAGGACGAGGGCGCCGTGGCGTGGTTCAACGTCCGGCTGGCCTTCTCCGACGGAGCGCAGGTCGACGCACTCGCCGTGGTGTCCGAAGGGGGCGTCTGCCTGGAGGACGTCCGGGCGATGCCCGCGCTGTCGCTCGACGATCTGGGCGCGCTCGCTGACTGGATCGAGGGGCCGCTCTTCGAGGCCGGTGGAACGGAGCCCCGGGCGCAGACGGAGACCGAGGCGGGGACCGGGCCGCGCCGCGCCCGCCCGGCGTGGCCGCGCGGCATGGAGGGCCGCTGGTTGATCGCGCAGGAGTACCAGGCCGCTCAGGACGACGGCGTCGACCCGGTCCTCGCGGTGATGTGCGCGACAGGTCACAGCCGCCGCAAAACGCTCAGACTGATCTCCCAGGCACGCGACGCGGGATTCCTGACGCCACGTCACGCACAGCGCTGA
- a CDS encoding thioesterase II family protein, with the protein MADWIRRFHPAADAPARLLCFPHAGGAAAAYHPLSAAVTGPLEPLVVQYPGRHDRFAEPFAERIGEVVDAVLDALSADPAGRPPALFGHSMGAVVAFETARALQARGQVPAALFVSGRGGPSVPVAARWPKAPSDAELLAEMRLLAGTDDVLLADPMLLELILPALRADYAMLFAHTHRPGPRLRCPVVALTGDADPRVPVSAVAAWERETEGAFTTHVLPGGHFFVDEHLPYVARVLTSVGVGV; encoded by the coding sequence ATGGCCGACTGGATACGGCGTTTCCACCCCGCCGCCGACGCCCCCGCCCGCCTGCTGTGCTTCCCCCACGCGGGAGGCGCGGCCGCCGCCTACCACCCCCTGTCGGCCGCGGTCACGGGCCCGCTGGAGCCCCTGGTGGTGCAGTACCCGGGCCGGCACGACCGTTTCGCGGAGCCGTTCGCCGAGCGGATCGGCGAGGTGGTGGACGCCGTACTGGACGCTCTGTCCGCGGATCCGGCCGGGCGACCGCCGGCGCTGTTCGGGCACAGCATGGGCGCGGTCGTGGCGTTCGAGACGGCCAGGGCGCTGCAGGCGCGGGGCCAGGTGCCAGCGGCGCTGTTCGTGTCGGGGCGCGGCGGGCCCTCGGTGCCGGTCGCGGCCCGGTGGCCGAAGGCGCCCTCGGACGCCGAACTGCTCGCGGAGATGCGGCTGCTGGCCGGCACCGACGACGTCCTGCTGGCCGACCCGATGCTGCTGGAGCTGATCCTGCCCGCCCTGCGCGCGGACTACGCGATGCTGTTCGCCCACACCCACCGCCCCGGCCCCCGGCTGCGCTGCCCGGTGGTGGCGCTGACCGGGGACGCGGACCCGAGGGTCCCGGTCTCGGCGGTGGCGGCCTGGGAGCGGGAGACCGAAGGGGCGTTCACGACGCATGTGCTGCCGGGCGGGCATTTCTTCGTGGACGAGCATCTGCCGTACGTGGCAAGGGTGTTGACGTCGGTAGGCGTAGGCGTGTGA
- a CDS encoding FAD-dependent oxidoreductase, with protein MLRVAVVGSGPSGCYTAQSLVQQDPGVLVDVLDRLPCPYGLVRYGVAPDHEKIKSLQNNLRGVLEHERVRFLGGVEIGPGGVPAGRLRELYHAVVYCVGAATDRHLGIPGEDLPGSWSATEFVSWYSAHPDSTADAFVAGVRSAVVIGVGNVAVDVTRMLARGVTELRTTDMPQPALAALADSRVADVHMVGRRGPSQARFTTKELRELGSLPDTDIAVRAEELALDPAYLDPAALAAPQRRNVEVLRGWAGPGAHPSPHRISLRFFLRPVELLADGGRVGAVRFERTAPDGRGGVTGTGEFEEIEAQLVLRSVGYLGVPLEDLPFDPATATVPHLAGRVLREGVVAPGEYVAGWIKRGPTGVIGTNRPCAKETVTSLVQDAATLVHKDLPGDPLAALRAAGIEPVGWTGWCAIERAEAELGASLGRGVVKLPDWQSLMNAAHGL; from the coding sequence GTGTTGCGTGTCGCCGTGGTCGGCTCCGGGCCGAGCGGGTGCTACACCGCCCAGAGCCTCGTACAGCAGGATCCCGGTGTCCTCGTCGACGTCCTGGACCGGCTGCCCTGCCCGTACGGTCTGGTGCGTTACGGCGTGGCACCGGACCACGAGAAGATCAAGTCGCTCCAGAACAACCTGCGAGGAGTCCTGGAGCATGAGCGGGTGCGGTTCCTCGGCGGGGTCGAGATCGGTCCGGGCGGGGTGCCGGCCGGGCGGCTGCGCGAGCTGTACCACGCCGTCGTGTACTGCGTGGGTGCCGCGACCGACCGGCATCTGGGGATTCCGGGCGAGGACCTGCCGGGCAGCTGGTCGGCGACCGAGTTCGTGTCCTGGTACAGCGCCCACCCCGACTCGACGGCCGACGCCTTCGTGGCCGGTGTCCGGTCGGCGGTGGTCATCGGGGTGGGTAACGTCGCCGTCGACGTGACGCGGATGCTGGCGCGCGGGGTGACGGAGCTCCGCACCACCGACATGCCGCAGCCCGCACTGGCAGCACTGGCGGACAGCCGGGTGGCGGACGTCCACATGGTGGGGCGGCGCGGCCCCTCCCAGGCCCGCTTCACCACCAAGGAGCTGCGCGAGCTGGGTTCACTCCCGGACACCGACATAGCCGTGCGCGCAGAGGAGTTGGCGCTGGACCCGGCGTACCTCGACCCCGCTGCCCTGGCCGCGCCGCAGCGTCGGAACGTGGAGGTGCTGCGCGGCTGGGCGGGACCTGGCGCACACCCTTCGCCGCACAGGATCTCCCTGCGCTTCTTCCTGCGTCCCGTCGAACTGCTCGCCGACGGCGGCCGGGTGGGCGCGGTCCGCTTCGAACGGACGGCACCTGACGGACGGGGCGGCGTGACCGGAACCGGCGAATTCGAGGAGATCGAGGCCCAGTTGGTGCTGCGCTCGGTGGGCTACCTCGGAGTCCCGCTGGAGGACCTGCCGTTCGACCCCGCCACCGCAACCGTGCCCCATCTCGCCGGCCGGGTGCTGCGCGAGGGCGTGGTCGCACCGGGCGAGTACGTGGCCGGCTGGATCAAGCGGGGCCCGACGGGTGTCATCGGCACCAACCGGCCGTGCGCGAAGGAGACGGTGACGTCCCTGGTGCAGGACGCCGCCACACTCGTACACAAGGATCTGCCGGGCGACCCGCTGGCCGCGCTGCGGGCGGCGGGGATCGAGCCGGTGGGCTGGACGGGCTGGTGCGCGATAGAGCGAGCGGAAGCTGAGCTGGGAGCCTCCCTGGGCCGGGGCGTGGTGAAACTCCCGGACTGGCAGTCCCTGATGAACGCCGCGCACGGTCTTTAG
- a CDS encoding DUF305 domain-containing protein: MTPVLFRRAPRATLTLVALAALALGGCDSGADPGSASATGPLVLVPGGPGEANRTLSAEDAQAQRDDDDTPNSADVSYARMMIEHHAQALELTELAPERAESAKLKALAERISAAQGPEIDAMRAWLKEHGRPGKSGAHEHAPMPGMATEAQVKKLRAAKGAAFDQLFLTLMITHHEGAITMATDVKGQGNNIRIEEMADDVVAQQTSEINRMRSML; the protein is encoded by the coding sequence ATGACCCCTGTGCTCTTTCGCCGCGCGCCCCGCGCGACCCTCACCCTGGTCGCTCTGGCAGCCCTGGCCCTCGGGGGCTGCGACTCCGGTGCGGATCCCGGGTCGGCCTCGGCCACCGGGCCCTTGGTACTGGTGCCGGGCGGACCGGGCGAGGCGAACCGCACGCTGTCGGCAGAGGACGCGCAGGCGCAGCGGGACGACGACGACACCCCCAACTCGGCCGACGTCTCGTATGCGCGCATGATGATCGAGCACCACGCCCAGGCCCTGGAGCTGACCGAGCTGGCGCCTGAGCGTGCCGAGTCGGCGAAGCTCAAGGCCCTCGCCGAGCGGATCTCGGCCGCTCAGGGGCCGGAGATCGACGCGATGAGGGCCTGGTTGAAGGAGCACGGCCGGCCCGGGAAGAGCGGCGCCCACGAGCACGCCCCGATGCCCGGCATGGCGACCGAGGCCCAGGTGAAGAAGTTGCGCGCGGCGAAGGGGGCGGCCTTCGACCAGCTCTTCCTCACCCTGATGATCACTCACCACGAGGGAGCGATCACCATGGCGACGGACGTCAAGGGACAGGGCAACAACATCCGGATCGAGGAGATGGCGGACGACGTGGTCGCCCAGCAGACGAGCGAGATCAACCGGATGCGGAGCATGCTCTGA
- a CDS encoding LVIVD repeat-containing protein — MILSRIPRTRHRRLGVAAAAAGLLAALLTAVPAAATPDPGDGPAASKGVSKSTEAEVRAAIADGEIPGQDEIVHSDNIEHLVNIPKDALPGTNSDLAFQGGYAFAGNYDGFRIFDIRNPKAPKTVAQVLCPGSQNDISVSGNLLFLSTDSSRNDSSCSSTTQPATEKSSWEGMKVFDISDKTNPKYVAAVETACGSHTHTLVPERRNVYLYVSSYSPSATYPDCRPPHDGISVIKVPRNAPQKAAVVNFPVLFPGEGPDGGGNPGSPTNPGVSKTTGCHDITVLPDKDLAAGACMGDGILFSIKDPENPKVIDRVQDNVNFAFWHSATFNQKANKVVFTDELGGGGAATCNAEIGPNRGADGIYDIVGKGDKRKLAFRSYFKIPRYQAATENCVAHNGSLIPVKGKDLMVQAWYQGGVSVWDFTDSSKPREIAYFERGPLNTSTMQTGGAWSAYYYNGYIYSNDIAKGFDVLKLSDRRTDPARKVRLKELNVQTQPDYFD, encoded by the coding sequence GTGATCCTGTCGAGAATTCCCCGAACCCGCCACAGACGCCTGGGAGTTGCCGCGGCCGCCGCGGGTCTCCTGGCCGCACTGCTGACCGCGGTACCGGCCGCCGCGACCCCCGACCCCGGGGACGGCCCGGCCGCGAGCAAGGGAGTGTCCAAGAGCACCGAGGCCGAGGTGCGGGCGGCGATCGCCGACGGCGAGATACCCGGCCAGGACGAGATCGTCCACTCCGACAACATCGAGCACCTCGTCAACATCCCCAAGGACGCGCTGCCCGGCACCAATTCGGACCTGGCCTTCCAGGGCGGATACGCCTTCGCCGGCAACTACGACGGCTTCCGCATCTTCGACATCAGAAACCCGAAGGCGCCGAAGACGGTCGCCCAGGTGCTGTGCCCCGGCTCGCAGAACGACATCTCCGTCTCCGGGAACCTGCTGTTCCTGTCCACCGACTCCTCGCGCAACGACAGCAGTTGCAGCAGCACCACCCAGCCCGCGACCGAGAAGTCGTCGTGGGAGGGCATGAAGGTCTTCGACATCAGCGACAAGACGAACCCGAAGTACGTCGCCGCCGTGGAGACCGCCTGCGGCTCGCACACTCACACGCTGGTACCGGAGCGCAGGAACGTCTACCTCTACGTCTCCTCGTACTCGCCGAGCGCGACCTACCCCGACTGCCGGCCGCCGCACGACGGCATCTCTGTCATCAAGGTGCCCCGCAACGCCCCCCAGAAGGCGGCGGTCGTCAACTTCCCGGTGCTCTTCCCCGGCGAGGGCCCCGACGGCGGCGGCAACCCCGGTTCGCCCACCAACCCGGGCGTCTCCAAGACCACCGGCTGCCACGACATCACGGTGCTCCCGGACAAGGACCTGGCGGCAGGCGCCTGCATGGGCGACGGCATCCTGTTCTCCATCAAGGACCCGGAGAACCCGAAGGTCATCGACCGCGTCCAGGACAACGTGAACTTCGCGTTCTGGCACTCGGCGACCTTCAACCAGAAGGCGAACAAGGTCGTCTTCACCGACGAGTTGGGCGGCGGCGGTGCGGCCACCTGCAACGCGGAGATCGGCCCGAACCGCGGTGCCGACGGCATCTACGACATCGTCGGCAAGGGCGACAAGCGCAAGCTCGCCTTCCGCAGCTACTTCAAGATCCCCCGCTACCAGGCCGCCACCGAGAACTGCGTCGCCCACAACGGCTCGCTGATCCCGGTCAAGGGCAAGGACCTCATGGTCCAGGCGTGGTACCAGGGGGGCGTGTCCGTGTGGGACTTCACCGACTCGTCCAAGCCCCGGGAGATCGCCTACTTCGAGCGCGGTCCGCTCAACACGAGCACCATGCAGACCGGCGGGGCCTGGTCGGCGTACTACTACAACGGCTACATCTACTCCAACGACATCGCCAAGGGCTTCGACGTCCTCAAGCTCAGCGACCGGCGCACGGATCCGGCCAGGAAGGTGCGGCTGAAGGAGCTCAACGTCCAGACGCAGCCGGACTACTTCGACTGA